The Pocillopora verrucosa isolate sample1 chromosome 2, ASM3666991v2, whole genome shotgun sequence genome has a segment encoding these proteins:
- the LOC131773795 gene encoding uncharacterized protein gives MTLQPFTNEQLNYFKFASIVINEFPKILRQAFKTRWDNTFGHLPGFQPWDDSVAVRKLFLATEGGSTKVPTNLPYDAWDCTALFQATIFAKSFSMPDGRGHQRTLSYLFVRPHGLPPGGFHASVISSTGNDAESFTLAIDQLRLLRNAFCHAPSSEIPKATFHMYIQLTKDAFHALGVSYISVNTIGSLTVVDFPIEKVRKLEDEIRKEGQAENAFLKDQVKNELMDMRSDNAEASQERRDEAQRIVTEMKEGFRQVKMQNEEQKEQILESVERAIRSHNAQSKRAREEETTHVAKKGKEDIQLLENQLQRHNEEMRKEALELKETIRSNIDQSNQAREKDAASAAQERKEEIQELRKQLELATSSVPQQEMGQKLAELNQKIDDIIIKTTKQEFKPTLPKSNLPSMVPHFTGREKECNDVIAHVTNEATRLVSIWGSPGFGKTSTAIAIGHRLQAQGLPVYFISLRGLRLKSDLTSRFLGLFTHSATASQRLTADDELCSILAQIANPFVFILDNADDLFESGLPNVKEEVVDLIGEILNCSHKVTFLLTTRESCQFLDLRFKGHYALRIRELDEQSSSKLVQELLPEASKSDCIKVRQICGSVPLAMKLLCSSISGDTTGTSSRSVDMFLNTTNNILEMLGNPDYPSSYRSKDLFEASFQRLSVKEREALVSLCILPNHFDLHVASAVLGMKTIQAARMLEKLKRKSLIDSSSKAKKYSIQKLLLSFIQEKGENEMKEMVLNAKVRFFELYISLFETLTEKFLTGRSLLAFLEFFQNEESFVQSLIDGCLEERTVSNVCNVLIKAEMYLCFLYWQDDGMFDIIYETAIKAASDHNWLNSVHQRLLLSKTHGSLAMGATAETERLLSVNKQVQLSATIQDTEFEGELLAYRGLYKLVIGRAEEGVTHLEEALSSMETTPKHRILKLIILQVLALYHCFKSNQLKSRDFYKRAVDGCKEVGDTGLVVIPEIDETSRGEVRIHLNETRLTHNQPLQTEVLILVSQAIKNISTDKTNQFFCNLMQQILTESDSAIPTGAAGRFNFHFSGARLLNKLKEDKDRVIHMENIVNFHPKRILKGIEKSICATSSKNSERIKANHVEALESEKRALNIRLKVLGEQHSQTAHSYHSLGVTQHSLGDFVSALESKRRALDIRLNVLGQEHSQTADSYHSLGVTQHSLGDFVSALESNKRALNIRLTGLGEEHSQTAHSYHLLGATQNSLGDFESALESNKHALNIRLKVLGEEHSETAHSYHSSGVSQHSLGNFVSALESNKRALNIRLKVLGEEHSQTADSYHSLGVTQHSLGDFVSALESDKRALNIRLKVLGEEHSQTADSYDSLGVTQHSVGDFESALKSNKRALDIRSKVLGEEHSQTADSYYSLGVSQNSLGDFVSALESNKRALDIRSKVLGEEHSQTAHSYHSLGVTQHSLGDFVSALESKRRALDIRLKVLGQEHSQTADSYHSLGVTQHSLGDFVSALESHKCALGIRMKVHGEEDPRTVNSLVTVKDLKKFL, from the exons ATGACTCTACAGCCGTTTACAAACGAACAGTTAAATTACTTCAAGTTCGCTTCTATCGTGATTAATGAATTTCCAAAGATATTACGTCAAGCCTTCAAAACTAGGTGGGACAATACCTTTGGACATCTTCCTGGTTTCCAGCCCTGGGATGACTCCGTTGCCGTGCGGAAACTGTTCCTTGCCACAGAGGGTGGATCAACTAAAGTCCCTACTAATCTTCCGTATGATGCCTGGGATTGTACTGCCTTGTTCCAAGCCACCATCTTCGCAAAGTCCTTTTCTATGCCAGACGGCAGAGGACATCAGAGAACACTCAGCTACTTGTTCGTGAGACCCCATGGACTCCCTCCCGGAGGTTTCCATGCTTCTGTGATCAGCTCAACTGGGAACGATGCTGAGTCATTTACTTTGGCGATCGATCAACTGCGACTTTTACGAAATGCGTTCTGCCACGCACCAAGCTCCGAGATCCCAAAAGCAACATTCCACATGTACATCCAACTAACCAAAGACGCGTTCCATGCCCTTGGTGTCTCTTACATCTCTGTTAATACAATTGGAAGTTTAACTGTGGTAGATTTCCCAATAGAAAAAGTCCGCAAGCTCGAGGATGAGATCAGAAAAGAGGGCCAGGCTGAAAATGCGTTCCTCAAAGACCAAGTAAAAAATGAGCTGATGGACATGCGGTCTGATAACGCAGAAGCAAGCCAGGAGCGGCGGGATGAGGCACAACGGATAGTGACAGAGATGAAAGAAGGGTTCCGACAGgtgaaaatgcaaaatgaagAACAGAAAGAACAAATTTTGGAGTCAGTGGAAAGAGCTATCAGGTCTCATAATGCGCAATCGAAGCGAGcaagagaagaagaaacaacACACGTAGCCAAAAAGGGGAAGGAGGACATCCAACTGTTGGAGAACCAGTTGCAAAGGCATAATGAGGAAATGAGAAAGGAGGCGTTGGAGCTTAAAGAAACTATCAGGTCTAACATCGATCAATCAAACCAGGCAAGAGAGAAAGATGCAGCATCAGCAgctcaagaaagaaaagaagagattCAGGAGTTGAGGAAACAGTTGGAGTTGGCAACATCATCTGTACCCCAACAAGAAATGGGTCAGAAACTTGCTGAATTGAACCAAAAGATTGATGACATCATCATAAAGACCACGAAACAAG AGTTTAAGCCCACTCTACCAAAATCAAATCTTCCCTCAATGGTTCCTCACTTCACTGGGCGCGAGAAGGAATGCAACGACGTCATTGCTCACGTGACCAACGAAGCCACTCGCCTCGTTTCCATATGGGGCTCGCCAGGGTTCGGAAAAACGTCGACTGCAATCGCCATAGGACATCGCCTCCAAGCGCAAGGCCTGCCGGTATACTTTATTTCGTTACGTGGCCTAAGGTTAAAGAGTGATCTAACGTCGAGATTTCTTGGACTGTTTACGCATTCTGCGACAGCATCCCAGCGTTTGACAGCAGATGACGAACTTTGCTCAATTTTGGCTCAAATTGCAAATCCCTTCGTTTTCATCCTTGATAATGCCGATGATCTTTTTGAAAGTGGCCTTCCGAACGTCAAAGAGGAAGTTGTTGATTTAATTGGAGAAATTCTCAATTGCAGCCATAAGGTAACGTTTCTTCTCACCACAAGAGAATCTTGTCAATTCTTAGATCTGCGCTTCAAAGGACACTATGCTTTAAGAATTAGAGAGCTGGATGAGCAATCCTCTTCAAAACTTGTTCAAGAACTGCTTCCAGAAGCGAGTAAGTCTGATTGTATAAAAGTTAGGCAGATTTGCGGGAGTGTACCATTGGCCATGAAGTTGTTGTGTTCCTCCATTTCGGGGGATACTACCGGAACATCAAGCCGGTCGGTTGACATGTTCTTGAATACCACAAATAACATTCTGGAAATGTTGGGCAACCCAGACTATCCCAGCAGTTATCGGTCAAAGGATCTTTTTGAAGCCTCTTTTCAGAGACTTTCAGTAAAGGAAAGAGAAGCACTGGTCTCACTTTGCATTCTTCCCAACCACTTTGACCTACATGTCGCATCAGCTGTGTTAGGAATGAAAACAATTCAAGCTGCTAGAATGCTGGAGAAACTCAAGCGAAAATCCCTCATTGATTCTAGTTCCAAAGCCAAGAAATATTCCATCCAGAAGCTGTTATTGTCATTTATACAGGAAAAAGGGGaaaacgaaatgaaagaaatggttCTCAACGCTAAAGTGCGTTTTTTTGAACTGTATATTTCCCTCTTCGAGACGCTGACAGAAAAGTTTCTCACAGGACGTTCCTTGTTGGCTTTCCTTGAGTTTTTTCAGAATGAGGAAAGTTTCGTTCAAAGTCTAATTGATGGTTGTCTGGAGGAAAGAACGGTCAGTAACGTTTGCAATGTTTTGATTAAAGCTGAAATGTATCTCTGCTTTCTTTACTGGCAAGATGACGGTATGTTTGACATCATTTACGAAACAGCAATAAAGGCAGCCAGTGATCACAATTGGCTTAACTCTGTCCACCAACGACTGCTTTTGTCGAAAACGCACGGTAGCTTGGCTATGGGTGCAACTGCAGAGACGGAGAGGCTGCTGTCGGTGAACAAGCAAGTTCAGTTGTCTGCTACCATCCAAGACACAGAATTTGAAGGAGAACTCTTGGCTTATCGAGGATTGTACAAACTTGTTATCGGGAGAGCTGAAGAAGGAGTGACACATTTAGAAGAAGCACTTTCGTCAATGGAGACCACTCCAAAGCACAGAATCCTAAAGCTCATTATTCTTCAAGTTCTTGCCCTTTATCATTGTTTCAAAAGTAACCAGTTAAAGTCACGTGACTTTTACAAAAGAGCAGTAGATGGATgtaaagaagtgggagacacAGGCTTAGTAGTAATTCCGGAGATCGATGAAACCAGTAGAGGTGAAGTCAGGATACATTTAAACGAAACCAGACTGACCCATAACCAGCCACTTCAAACCGAAGTTCTCATTCTCGTGAGTCAAGCAATAAAGAACATCTCCACTGATAAAACCAACCAAttcttttgtaatttaatgCAGCAAATACTGACGGAATCTGACTCTGCCATACCAACTGGTGCAGCTGGTCggttcaattttcatttctctgGGGCAAGACTGCTCAACAAATTAAAAGAGGACAAGGACCGTGTAATTCATATGGAAAATATAGTGAATTTCCATCCCAAAAGGATCctaaaaggaattgaaaaaagcATCTGTGCAACTTCCTCAAAAAACAGCGAACGCATTAAAGCCAACCATGTAGAAGCCTTAGAATCAGAaaagcgtgcactgaatatcaggttaaaagtcctgggtgaacaacattcacaaaccgctcacagctatcattcattaggagttactcaacattcacttggagactttgtgtcagcccttgagtcaaagaGGCGTGCACTGGATATCAGGTTAAACGTTCTGGGtcaagaacattcacaaaccgctgacagctatcattcattaggagttactcaacattcacttggagactttgtgtcagcccttgagtcaaacaagcgtgcgctgaatatcaggttaacaggcctgggtgaagaacattcacaaaccgctcaCAGCTATCATTTATTAGGAGCTACTCAAaattcacttggagactttgagtcagcccttgagtcaaacaagcaTGCcctgaatatcaggttaaaagtcctgggtgaagaacattcagaaACCGctcacagctatcattcatCAGGAGTTagtcaacattcacttggaaactttgtgtcagcccttgagtcaaacaagcgtgcactgaatatcaggttaaaagtcctgggtgaagaacattcacaaaccgctgacagctatcattcattaggagttactcaacattcacttggagactttgtgtcagcccttgagtcagacaagcgtgcactgaatatcaggttaaaagttctgggtgaagaacattcacaaactgCTGACAGCTATGATTCATTgggagttactcaacattcagTTGGAGACTTTGAGTCAGCCCTTAAgtcaaacaagcgtgcactgGACATCAGGTCAAAAGTTCTaggtgaagaacattcacaaaccgctgacagctattATTCATTAGGAGTTAGTCAAaattcacttggagactttgtgtcagcccttgagtcaaacaagcgtgcactgGATATCAGGTCAAAAGttctgggtgaagaacattcacaaaccgctcacagctatcattcattaggagttactcaacattcacttggagactttgtgtcagcccttgagtcaaagaGGCGTGCACTGGATATAAGGTTAAAAGTTCTGGGtcaagaacattcacaaaccgctgacagctatcattcattaggagttactcaacattcacttggagactttgtgtcagcccttgagtcacACAAGTGTGCACTGGGGATCAGGATGAAGGTGCATGGTGAAGAGGATCCACGAACTGTTAACAGCTTGGTTACGGTGAAGGACTTAAAAAAGTTCTTGTGA